The genomic segment CTTCGGGGGCACGGGCGAGACGCCCGGGCTCGGCTACGAGTTCCCCGGAAGGGAGTACGTGCTGCCCGCCACGGAAAGGCACTACCAGATCGGGCGGCCCGGCCTGGTCGACACGCCCACCGGCAGCCAGGGCCCGTGCGTGGGCTGCCACTTCAGCTCGGCGGAGCCCCACACCCTGGCCGCCGCGCGCCACGATCCGGTCACCGGCGCCGTCTTCGCGATCGAGAGCCAGGCGTGCGCGGCCTGCCACCAGGTGGTGCCCGGGCTCGGGGACTTCCGCCTCACGCCCCAGATCCTCGAGGGCAAGCGCGCCGGCTTCCTGGCGGCCGTGGCCGTCCTGAAGGAGCTCCTGTGGAGCCAGGGGTACGGAGTCCAGGACGACTGGCCCTACTTCACCCGGACGAACTGGGGAGAAGACGACGAGGCGGGCCGCAACACCCTGGGCGCAGCCTTCAACTTCGCGCTCCTGAGCCACGAGCCCGGCGCCTACGTGCACAACCCGTACTACGCAAAGCAGCTGCTCTACGACACCATCGACTGGGTAGCCAACGGCGCCCTGGACCACGGCGTCTTGAGCGCGATCCAGACCCTGCCGGCGAGCCCCAGCTTCTCCGGGAGCTTTGCCGAGCACTACAGCCCGGCGGCGGCCATCCAGTACCTGGTGGACCTGGGCCGGTAGCCGACTCGCTGCCGGGATGCGTCCGGAGCCCTGCCGCCCTGCGGCGGGGCTCCGGCGCGTTTGGCCTTCCCGGTCACCCCGCCCTTCGCTACACTGCCACCTCCCTCCTCCCCCACCCTGGAAGACCCCGTGCCTCGAGACCTCGCGTCCCTCCTCGCCCAGGAGCTGCAACTGCGCCTCCCCCAGGTTCGGGCGGTCGTCGAGCTCCTGGGCTCCGGCGCCACCATCCCGTTCGTGGCCCGTTACCGCAAGGAGGCCACGGGGAGCCTGGACGAGGTGCAGATCGCCGCGGTGTGGGACCGGTACGGCTACCTCAGGGAGCTGGAGGACCGCAAGGAAACGGTAAAGGCCGCGGCGCAGGGCCAGGGCAAGCTCACCGAGGATCTTGGAGCCCGGATCGACGCCTGTCTCACCAAGCAGGAGCTCGAGGACCTCTACCTCCCGTTTCGGCCCAAGCGCCGCACCCGGGCCGACGCGGCTCGGGAAAAGGGCCTCGAGCCCCTGGCGCTCCGGGCCCTGGCTCAGGAGGACGTGGCGGGAGCCCTGCCGGAGCTCGCCGCACCGTTCGTAAACCGGGAGGCCGGCCTGGAAACTCCCGAGGACTGCCTCGCCGAAGCTGCCTACATCGTGGCCGAGACCGTGGCCCACGATCCCGCGGCCCGAGCCGAGGCGCGCGCGCTGACCGCCTCGAAGGGACGGCTGCGCAGCGCGGTCCTGCCCGAGAAGGTCGGCGAGCGCACCAAGTTCGAGGCCTACTACGACTTCGGCGAAGCCGCGGCCACGGTGCCTTCCCACCGGGTCCTGGCCGTGCGCCGGGGCGAGGAGGAGGGGGTGCTCCGGGTCTGGATCGATGCCCCCGAAGAGGAGATCCTCGGCCGCCTGGCGCGCCGCACCGTCATCAACCCCCGCTCGGTCTGGCGCGACTACCTCCTGGCCGCGGTGGGAGACGCCTACCGGCGCCTGCTCGCCCCCTCCATCGAGATCGACGTGCGGGTGGAGCTCAAGGAACGGGCCGACGAGGCCGCCATCGAGGTCTTCGCCCAGAACCTGCGCCACCTGCTCCTGGAGAGCCCGGCCGGGCGAGAGCCCGTGCTCGCCATCGACCCGGGCTTTCGTACCGGCTGCAAGGTGGTGATCCTCTCCGAGCTCGGGGACCTGCTGGAGTGGCGCCCCATCTACCCCCATCCCCCCCAAGGCCGAGCACAGGAGGCGCGCGCCGTGCTCGCAGACCTCATCGGCCGCCACCGGCCCGCCTTCGCCGTGGTGGGCAACGGCACCGCGGGCCGGGAGACCGAGGCCCTGGTGGCCGCACTCCTCGTGGAGCACCCGGAGTGGGGCTGCCGCTGCCTCACCGTCTCCGAGGCGGGGGCGAGCGTGTACTCGGCCTCGGAGGTGGCGCGAGAGGAGCTGCCGGAGCTCGACGTCTCGGTGCGCGGCGCGGTAAGCATCGGACGCCGGTTCCAGGACCCCCTGGCCGAGCTCGTGAAGATCGACCCCAAGTCCATCGGGGTGGGGCAGTACCAGCACGACGTGAGCCAGCCCCGGCTGCGCAGGGCCCTGGACCGGGTGGTGGAGTCCTGCGTGAACGCCGTGGGAGTAGACGTCAACACCGCCAGCCCCTCCCTCCTGCGCCACGTGGCCGGGGTGGGGGAGGGCCTGGCGAGGAACATCGTGGCGTACCGCCAGGAGCGGGGGGCCTTTCGGACCCGTCGCGACCTGAAGGAGGTACCCCGCCTGGGACCCAGGGCCTTCGAGCAGGCCGCCGGGTTTCTTCGGATTCCGGGGGGCGAGAACCCCCTCGACGCCTCGGCCGTGCATCCCGAGCGCTACCCGGTGGTGGAGCAGATGGCTCGGGACCTGGGGGTGGCGGTCTCGGCCCTGGTGGGCCATGCGGACCTGGCGCAACGCCTGGACCCGGCCCGGTACGTGGCGGGAAACCTGGGCCTGCCCACCGTGCGCGACATCCTGGAGGAGCTCAAGAAGCCCGGGCGCGACCCCCGGCGGGAGTTCGCCCCGGTGCGCTTCGACGAGCGGGTGCAGGAGATGGGCGACCTCTCGGAGGGCATGGTGCTCCCGGGCGTCGTCACCAACGTGACCCACTTCGGGGCGTTCGTGGACGTGGGGGTGCACGAGGACGGTCTGGTCCACGTCTCGGAGCTTGCCGACCGGTTCGTGAAGGACCCGGCCGAGGTGGTGAGCGTGGGGCAGCGGGTGCAGGCGCGCGTCCTCGCCGTGGACCTGGAGCGAAAGCGCATCTCCCTCTCGCTCAAGAGCCCGGGGGCCGGGCGCCAAGAGCCGAGGAGGGAACGGTCCCAGCCCCGCCCTGGCGCCGAGGATTGGAAGACAAGGCTCTCCTCCCGGTTTCGGACGAGCGGGTGACGGGCCCCAACGGACAACGTGCAACAGGCAACCGCCAACCGGCGCCTGCCCTGGACGTGCCGAGATTCGGTGTTAGATTCGTCGCCCACGCGGCCCTCACCGGGCCCCCACCGGGACGCACAGGAGGACCCCATGCTGAGCAAGAAGCTGCAAGACGCCCTGAACGAGCAGATGAAGAACGAGTTCTACTCGGGCTATCTCTACAAAGGGATGCAGGCGTACTTCGAGGGCGAGGAGCTCAAGGGGTTCGCCACCTGGTTCAAGGTCCAGACCCTGGAGGAGCTCTCCCACGGGGAGAAGTTCTTCAACTTCATCAACGAGGCGGGCGGCAAGGCCGAGCTGCGGCCGCTCGACGCCGTGAAGGCCGAGTACAACTCGCCCCTGGAGGCCTTCGAGGCGGCCCTGAAGCACGAGCAGTTCGTGACCTCGCGGATCAACGACCTCATGGATCTCGCCCGCAAGGAGAGCAACCACGCGGCCCAGATCTTCCTCCAGTGGTTCGTCACCGAGCAGGTGGAAGAGGAGGCGAGCGCCACGGGCTACGTCAAGAAGCTCAAGATGGTGAAGGGAGACGGCCGGGGAATCCTCCTCCTGGACCAGGAGGCCGGCCAGCGGGTCTTCACGCCGCCTCCCGGCCTGTGAGGCCCGCGCAGGCGTTCCCGAAAGGGCCCGGCGACCCCGGGCCTTTTCTGTTACCATGAAGCGCGTGCAGGCTGCTTTTTCAGCAGCCTCCCGACCCGACCCTGGGGTACACCGTGACGCGCCAGCCCTGCGCCAGAGCGCCCCGTCGCACCCGCTGCGAGGCCCTCCCGGCCCTCGATGCCCGGGAGTGGCGCGCGGTGCTCGACGCCGTGAACGACCCCATCTTCGTCCACGACGCCGCCACCGGCGACATCCTCGAAGCGAACCGAGCTGCGTGCGAGCTCTACGGGTGGTCGCGGGAGGAGCTTCGCACCCTCGCCATGGCCGACCTGAGCAGCGGGGCGCCCCCCTGCACCCAGGAGGACGCGGCAGGCTGGGTGCGCCGGGCGGCGGAAGTCGGGCCGCAACGCTTCGAGTGGGTAGCCCGCCACAGGGACGGCCGGCGCTTCTGGGCCGAGGTCAGCCTGCGTCGCGTGGACGTGGGGGGCAGGCCGCGGGTGGTGGCCAGTGTGCGCGACATCACCGCGCGCAAGGGGGCCGAGGCCTCCCTGCGGGTGAGCGAGCAGCGCTACCAGAACGCGTTTCGGGAGGCCGGCATCGGCATGGCGATGTGCGCACCCGACGGACGGTTCCTCCAGGTCAACCGCGCCCTGTGCGAGATGCTGGGATACTGCGAGGACGCGCTCGACGGCGTCTCGGTGCTCGACGTGACCCACCCGGAAGACCGGGAGGCCAGCCGAGAGCACCTGGAGCGCCTGCTCGGGGGAGAGCTCGGCAGTTACCGGTTCGAGAAGCGGTATCTCACCCGGGGCGGGGAGACCCGCTGGGGCTCGGTGGTCGTCACCCTGGTTCGAGACGTCGCGGGGGCCCCCCTGCACACGGTGAGCCAGATCCAGGACATCACCGAGCGCCGGCGAGCAGAAGAGGCCTTGCGGGAGAGCGAGCGAAAGTACCGGACCCTCCTGGAGACCACGGGCACGGGCTTCGTCATCGCCGACCTGGACGGACGCATCCTCGACGCCAACGCCGAGTACGTGCGGCTTGCGGGTCACCGGTCCCTCGGCGAGATCCGGGGCCGCAGCGCCCTGGAGTGGACCGCGCCCCACGACCGGGAGCGAAACGCCGCCGCCATCGCCGAGTGCCTGTCCCAGGGGAAGCTGCGCAACTTCTCGGTGGACTACGTGGACGCCCAGGGCCGGCCGACGCCGCTCGAGATCAACGCCAGCGCCCTCGAGACCGCCCAGGGGCCGCGCATCCTGGGTCTGTGCCAGGACGTCTCCCAGCGCCGGGCCGCGGAGGAGGCGAGGGCGGCCCTGGAGCGGGAGCTCCACCGCAGCCACGCCCTGGAGGCGGTGGGGCGCCTGGCGGGGGGCGTCGCCCACGACTTCAACAACATCCTGGGAAGCATCCTGGGGTCGGTGTACGTGGCGCGCATGGAAGGGGGCTGGGAGGGGTCGGCCGCGGCGGAGCTCGGCCGCATCGAGACCCTGTGCAAGCGGGGGGGCGAGCTGACGCGGCAGCTCCTCACGGTGGCGCGGCGCCCCCCGGGGCAGGAAGAGGCGCTCGACGTGAGCCGTCAGGTGGGGGAAGTGCGCCAGCTCCTCGAGCGCACCCTGCCCCGGGACATCCGGCTGGAGGTGGAATCGGAAGAAGGGCTCCCCGCCGTGCGGGCAGACCGCGCCGGGGTCACCGCGGTGCTCCTCAGCCTGGCCCTCAACGCCCGAGATGCCATGCCCGCGGGGGGCCTGCTCCGGATGCGCGCCCGCCGGCGCCAGGAGAAGAGTGGCGAGGAGTGGGTGCACCTGGAGGTCGCCGACTCGGGCCCCGGTATCCCCGAGCACCTGCGCGACCGGCTGTTCGAACCCTTCGTCACCACCAAGGCCATCGGGAAGGGCATGGGCCTGGGGCTCTCCACGGCCCGGGCGGCGGTGCAGGGCTGGGGCGGCGACATACGGGTGGACTCGGCCCCCGGCCGGGGGAGCACCTTCACGGTGCGCCTGCCGGCGTGGAGCGGGGACCGGGGCGGCGAGAGCCCGAAGAGCCGCTCCCACCCCCTCACCACGGCTCCCCTCCTGGTGGTGGAGGACGAGGAAGGGGTCGCCCGGCTCATGACCCTGACCCTGGAGGCACAGGGCTACATCACGGTACAGGCCGCCACCGGCGTCGAGGCGCTGGAACGGATGCGAGAGCGGCGCGGCGCCTTCGGCCTGGTCATTCTCGACCTCGTCCTGCCCGAGCTCAGGGGCGAGCAGGTGTACCGCGTGCTCCGCGGGCTGACCCCCGAGGTGCCCGTGCTCGTGGTGTCGGGCCGGGAGGACCTGGCCAAGGCCCTGGCTCCCTGCGGCCCGACCCTCGTCAAGCCGTTCTCCGCCGAAGAGTTTCTCGACGCCGTCGCCCGCGCGCTGCGCTCCGGCGCCTGAGGCGCGGCAGATTCCCTTGCTCCGAGAGGCATCCATGCCAAGGGCTTCCCTACTCCCTTTCCTGGCGGCCCTGATGTGGGCCGCGCCGGCCGGCGCCGCCGCAACCGTGCACCACGCGCTGGCCGTGGACCTCGACCCCGCCGCCCAACGCCTCCGAGCGGAGGCGACGGTCACCATCCCCGAGGCCCTGGTTGCATCGGAGGGGGGTTCTGTGGTGTTTCGCCTCCATCCGGCCCTGGCGGTGGCCGTCACGACCCCCGGGGCGGCGCTGGAGCCCGCTGCCGGTCCGGTGGGGGCAGGCTCCGCCTACCGGGTCCGCCTTCCCCCCGGGGTGCGCACCTTCGGCCTGCGCTACGAGGGGAAGATCCACGACCCCCTCTCGGAAGAGAAGGATTACGCCCGGGGGTTTCGACAGACCTCGGGGCTGGTGGCCGAAGAGGGCGCGTTCCTCTCGGGAGCCACCCTCTGGGTGCCCCAGGTGGGCTCGGAGCTCGTCACCTTTTCCCTCGAGGTTCGCCTGCCCCCGGGGTGGGACGCGGTGAGCCAGGGCCGGCGAACCCTCCACGAGCGCCGCCCCGACGGCACCCGGGTGCGCTGGGAGGAAGAAGCTCCCCAGGACGAGATCTACCTGATCGCCGGACCCTTTACCGAAACCTCCCGCACCGCCGGGCCGGTGGAGGTCCAGGTCTTCCTCCGGGCCCCCGACCCGGCCCTGGCGGCCCGGTACCTGGAGGTGGGCGGCCAGTACCTGGCCATGTACTCCCGGCTGTTGGGCCCTTACCCCTACGCCAAGTTCGCCCTGGTGGAGAACTTCTGGGACACGGGCTACGGCATGCCCTCCTTCACCTTGCTGGGCTCCCGGATCATCCGGTTCCCCTTCATCCTCCACTCCTCGTACCCCCACGAGATCCTCCACAACTGGTGGGGCAACGGGGTGTACGTGGACTACGCCTCGGGCAACTGGAGCGAGGGGCTCACGGCCTACCTGGCGGACCACCTGGTGCAGGAGGGGCGCGGCCAGGGGGCCGAGTATCGCCAGTCCACCCTCCAGAAGTATGCCGACTACGCCGCCCGGGAGCGGGATTTTCCCCTGCGGGAGTTCCGGGGCCGCCACAGCTCGGCCAGCGAGGCGGTGGGGTACGGCAAGAGCCTCCTGTTCTACCACATGCTCCGACGGCAGCTCGGGGACGAGGCCTTCGTCCGGGGGCTGCGGGGTTTCTACAGCGGGAACAAGTTCCGGGCGGCCACCTTCGACGACCTGCGCCTGGCGCTGGAGGTGGCGTCGGGCAGGGACCTCCGGGACGAGTTTGCCCAGTGGGTGGACCGGGCCGGGGCGCCGGTGCTCGCCCTGGGGGAGTCCACCGCGGAGCCCGCGCCCGCACCCACACCCGCAGATGCCGGGTGGACGCTTCGCCTCCGGCTCGACCAGATCCAGGAGGCCCCCCCCTATCGGCTCCGGGTACCGGTGGCCGTGACCCTGGAGGGACGGACCGAGGTCCACAGGACCGTGGTGGAGGCCCACGACAAGCACGGGATCGCCGAGATCCCGCTCCCCGCCCGGCCGCTGCGGATCGACGTGGACCCGGAGTTCGACCTCTTCCGGCGCCTGGACCCGGCCGAGCTCCCCCCGGCCCTGAGCGGCGGGTTCGGGGCCGAGAGGGTGCTCGCACTCCTGCCGTCGGCCGGCCCGCCCGCGCTGCTGGCTGCCTACCGGGAGCTCGCCCGGGGATGGGCGCGGTCCCAGGCGGGGCAGTGGGAAATCGCCGAGGACCGGGACGTGGCGTCCCTTCCCCCGGACCGGGCGGTGTGGCTCCTGGGCTGGGAAAACCGCCACCTCCCCGCCCTGGCCGAGGCCCTGCGCCCCTACGGCGCCACCGTGGGCTCCGGCGGCGCCGTCTGGCCCGGCGCCGAGGTCGAACGGGGGCAAGGCTCGGTCGTCCTCACGGCGCGCCACCCCGGGGACCCATCCCTCACGGTGAGCCTGGTGGCTACCGAAAACCCCGCGGCCATCCCGGGGCTGGGGCGCAAGCTGCCCCACTACCACAAGTACAGCTACCTGGCCTTCGAGGGCGACGAGCCCGACAACACCCACAAGGGCCGCTGGCCCGTGGTGGGCTCCCCCCTCACCGGGGCGCTGCTGCCCGGACCCCTCCCGGAGGCGGGCTCCCTGCCCCCCCGGGAGCCCCTGGCCCGGCTTCCCCCGGCCTTTTCCGCCGAGCGGATGGGCGAGACCGTCCGGGCCCTGGCCGGCCCGGCCCTGGAGGGCCGGGGCTTCGGGAGCCCCGGCCTGGAGCAGGCCGCCCAGCTCATCGCGGAGCGGTTCCGCGCCGCGGGGCTCGCCCCCGGAGGCGACGGGGGGTCCTACTTCCAGTCCTTCCGGGCCCGGGGAGGAGACCCCGAAGGGGAGGCAGCGCTGCGCAACGTCATCGGGGTCCTGCCGGGCACCCGGGCCGAGTGGTCCGGCCAGAGCGTGGTGCTCGGGGCCCACTACGACCACCTGGGCCGGGGCTGGCCGCCGGGCCGGGCCGAAGACCGCGGCCGGGTCCACCCCGGGGCGGACGACAACGCCAGCGGGGTGGCGGTGCTCCTGGAGCTCGCCGGGGCCCTGGGGCCCGGTTCGGACGGGGCCTGGCGCCCCGAGCGCACCGTGGTCTTCGCCGCCTTCGCGGGGGAGGAGGCGGGCCGCCTGGGCTCCCGCCACTACGTGGCGGCCGAGGGCCCGCACCCGGCCTCCCGGGCCACGGCCATGGTCAACCTGGATACCGTGGGGCGCCTGGGCTCGGGGAAGCTCCTGGTGCTGGGGGCCGGCACCGCCCGGGAGTGGGTCCACATCTTCAACGGCGCGGGCTTCGTCACCGGCGTGCCCCTGGAGGTGGTGAGCCGGGATCCGGGGGGGAGTGACCAGGTGAGCTTTCACGAAGCGGGCATCCCCGCCGTGCAGCTCTTCACGGGCCCCCACCTGGACTACCACCGGCCCACCGACACCCCGGACCGGGTCGACGGGGACGGCCTGGTCCGGGTTGCCTCCGTCGTCAAAGAGGTGCTGGAATATCTGGCCGGGCGCGCCGACCCGCTCACGAGCACCCTGCCCGGGGTTGGGGGCGCGGGGGGCTCCCTCGGGGAAGCCGAGGGCCGGCGCAAGGTCTACCTGGGCACCGTTCCCGATTTCGTACACGAGGGACCGGGAGTGCGGCTCTCCGACGTGGCCCCGGGCTCCCCCGTGGAGCGGGCGGGCCTGCGCCCCGGCGACGTGATCCTGGTCCTGGGGGAGACCCCCGTGGGGTCCCTCTCCGACTACTCCCGGGCGCTCAAGGTCCTGGCCCCCGGCGACGAGGTACGGGTGCGCTACCTGCGCGACGGCGAGCCGCGGGAGGCGGCAGCCCGGGTGGAGGAGAGGTAAGGGGCGCCTGGTCCGAGATCCCAACGCCTCCCATAGGTCCCCTACGTCCCATAGGTCCCATCGTCCACCAGAACGCAAAGGAGGCTCCCGGTGCACACAAGCGCAAAGGTGGCAATCGCCGCAGCGGTAGGGCTCCTGCTGGGGGCGGCCCAGGCCTATGCCGCCGACCTCTCGGCCCCCGGTCGCATCACCGCGGTCACGGTCTTTCCCGACCGTGCCCTGGTGACCCGGACGGTGGAGGTGGACGTGCCGGAGGGGGACTCGGTCGTGACGGTTCCGGGCCTTCCGGCCGGGCTCCTGGAGGACTCCCTGCGGGTGGAGGGCGCAGCCGACGTCCCCCTGGTGATCGGCTCCCTGGAGAGCCGCCGGGTCTTCGCCGAGGAGCTCGTGGGGGACCGGGAGCGGACCCTCGCCGCCGAACTGCAAGGCCTCAGGGACGAAGAGCGCGCCTGGGCCGACCGGACGCGGGCCCTCCAGACCCAGCTCGCCTTCATCCAGGCCCTGGGCAAGAAGCTCCCCGAGCGCCTCGACGCGGAGCTCCTCCACGGCCGCGCGGAGCCCGGCTCCTGGAAAGAGGCCTGGACCGCCGTGGGCTCCGGCGCGGCCGAGACCTACGCCGCGATCCAGGAGGCCGAGGGGCGCCAGCGGGAAGTCGCCGAGAAGATCCGCAAGGTACAGCAGGAGCTCGACCAGGTGGCCACGGACCGCCGGGAGGAAGTCCGCGCCCGGGTCAACCTGAGCGCCCCGCGCCCCGGCCGGGCCACCCTCTCCCTCTCCTACCAGGTCGGGGGCGCGGCCTGGTGGCCCGCCTACGACGCGCGCCTGGCCACGGAGGAGGGCGTGGTGCACCTCGCCCAGCTCGCCCAGGTGCGCCAGAGCACCGGGGAGGACTGGACCGGGGTGGCCCTGACCCTCTCCACCGCCCGGCCCGCCCTGGGGGCCCAGGTGCCCGAGCTTCCTCCCTGGTACATCGACATCCTCCAGGTGCGCCCCCTGGCCCGTGCCAAGGCCGCGCCCACGCTTGCCGAGGGCGCCGCGCGCCTGGAGATGGATACCCTTGCCGCACCCGCCGCCGCGCCAGCGCCTTTGCGCGCCGAGCGGGCCCAGGCGGAGGTGGTGGCCGGTGAGTTCGCCGCCGCCTACCGCATCCCGGGGCCCGCCAGCGTGCCCGCCGACAGCCAGCCCCACCAGTTCGCGGTGGGCAGCCGGGCCCTGCCTGCCCGCATCTCGGTGCGGGCCGTGCCCAAGGCAGAGCCCCTCGGCTACCTCCTGGCCAAGGCGACCTTCGAGGGGGAAGCGGCGCTCCTGCCCGGCCAGGTGTCCCTCTTTCGGGGAGACGCCTACATCGGGAAGGTGGCCCTGCCGCTGACCCGGCCCGGGGAGGAGGTGGAGCTCTCCTTCGGCGCAGACGACCGGGTGCGGATCGCCTACGCCTTCGACACGGGGGAGCGGTCGCGCAAGGGGATCTTCGAGAAGCGCCGCAGGGAGGAGCGGCGCTACCGCATCGAGGTGACCAACCACCACGGCCGCCCCCTGGACGTGGCCGTGTGGGATCAGCTCCCGGTCCCCCAGGACGAGCGCATCCAGGTGGAGCTCCTCCCCGACTCCACCCCACCCACCGAGCGCGACCCCGAGGGGCTGCGGGGCGTGGTGGTGTGGCGCCGCACCTACCCGCCGGACGAGAAAGTCCGTATCCTCTTCGGCTACGCCGTAAGCTATCCGGAGGGGGAGCAGGTTCCGGGGTTCTAGGACCTTCGAGAGCTGGGGAGGAGCATCGAGATGCCGCACAAACTGCGAAACGCCCTGGGAGCACACCTCTTCGACCAGGCTTCGGACCCGGTCTTCGTGCTCGATCCCGCCGGTACGTTTCTCGACATCAACCGCGCCGCAGCCCGCTACCTGGGCCGGCCCGCCGAACACATCCTGGGCCGGTCGGTGGCCGAGATCTTCCCTGCGGAGCACGCGGCCGAGCACCTGGAGGTGATCCGCCGGGTGGTGGCCACCGGCGAGCCCTTCCTGGAAGAGCGGCCCACCGCCATCGGCGGCGAGACCTTCTTCTTTCAGTACGCCGTGCACCGGCTCGAGGGGGAGGACGGCGCGCCCCTCGGGGTGCTCGGGATGGTGCGCGACGTGACGAGCCTGGTGGCCCTGGAGCGCCGCTACGCCGAGCTCTACGACAAGGCTACCGACGCCCTCTTCGGCATCGACCGGGAGGGCCGCATCCGGGTGCTCAACCGCCAGGCGGAGGAGATGTCGGGGTACAGCCGCGACCTGGTGGAGAGCCTGCACTTCTCGGAGGTGATCGCCCCGGAGGAGGTGGGGCGGCTCAAGCGGTACTTCGAAGACCGGCTCGCGGGGCGCGAGGCCCCCACCGAGTATGAAGTGCGCTACCTCCACGCCACGGGGGAAGAGCGCTGGGCCGAGGTCCACGTCTCGCGCCATTCCACAGTGCAGGACACGTTCCAGGCCTCGATTCGCGACGTCACCGCCCGCAAGCGCCTCGAGGCGCTGCGCAGCGAGTTCCTCCACATGGTCAGCCACGACGTGAAGAACCCCCTGACCGTGATCCAGGGGTTCGCCACCGCCATGGCCTCGGGTGCCTACGGAGAACCCAGCGCCGAGCAGGCGGAGGCCCTGGGGCGCATCGTGGAAGCGAGCCGCCGGGTTCGCCACCTCATGGATCAGTTCCTCCTGGCCGAACGGCTCGACGCCGAGGGAGCCTGGTCTGCGGAGCTCGGCACCGTCGGGGCCTCCCTGGATGCGGCGGTCTGCGCCTTCCAAGCCGAAGCCGCGGCCCGGAACGTCCGCGTGGAGGTGAACGCAGGCGAAGCGCGGGGTCTGCACGTGGCCGACGGTACCGCGGTACGGCACATCCTCGAGAACCTCCTCTCCAACGCCCTCAAGTTCACCCCGCCGGGTGGCCGCGTCACGGTGCGGGCCCTCCACGACCCCGGGGAGCTGCGCCTCGAAGTGGAAGACACGGGACCCGGCATCCCCGAGGCGGAGCTCGGGCGCGTCTTCGAGCGCTTCTTCCGAGGCTCGGCTAGCCGCGGGTCCCCCGGCTCCGGCCTGGGCCTCCACATCGTGAGGCGCCTCGCGGATCTGTGCGGCGGCCGGGTCGCCGTTGCCAGCCAGCCCGGCGAAGGCACCCGCTTCACCGTCTCGCTACCGCTGGGAGCCGAGGGACGGGTGCGTGACGGGTGACGAGCCGGATCGGACCGATCGGTCGAATCCGTCGGATCGGTCGACAGCCCCAACACGCAACCCGCAACTTGCAAAGTGCAACCAGCAACCCGCAAAGGATCTTCCATGTCCGACGAGCTGACGAAAAAGACGGCCGACACCGCCAGGCTCTACTTCGAAGGGGTAACGGGCGAGCGCCCCTACGAGCTGTGGCGCTCCTTCGACAAGGGACTCGCCCGGGACCTCTCCGTCTTCATCACGGGGCAGATGTACGCTCGGGAGGTCATCCCCCATCCCGTGCGCCAGATGGTCACGGTCGCGGCGCTGACCGTGCTCGAACGCACCGAGGAGCTCGAGCTCCACCTCCAGGCGGCCCTCAACGTGGGGGTGAAGCCCCGGGAGCTGGCCGAGGTCGTCTTCCAGACCGCGGTCTACGGAGGCGTTCCCGCCATGAACCAGGGCCTCAAGGCCCTGCGCCGGGTTCTGGAGCAGCGGGGCCTGTGGCCCCTGCCGGCGCAGTAGGACGAAACGAGGGCAACGTCTCCGGATGGCCACGAAGGGAGATCAAGACCACAACCTCTGAGGCCGCGAAAGAACACAAGGAGCGCAAAGAAAGGCCGAGAACTTCTCTGGGTTTGTGACCGCGTCGGCGGGAGCTGGGACATGCACGCCATGGTGGCAAACCGCCTCTCCCGTCTGCCTGGTTCCCCGCGCACAGGAGCCCCATGAAGTTTACCAGCGAAGAGATCCTCGAAACCGTCGGGATGATCGCCGACGACAACCTCGACATCC from the Thermodesulfobacteriota bacterium genome contains:
- a CDS encoding Tex family protein, which gives rise to MPRDLASLLAQELQLRLPQVRAVVELLGSGATIPFVARYRKEATGSLDEVQIAAVWDRYGYLRELEDRKETVKAAAQGQGKLTEDLGARIDACLTKQELEDLYLPFRPKRRTRADAAREKGLEPLALRALAQEDVAGALPELAAPFVNREAGLETPEDCLAEAAYIVAETVAHDPAARAEARALTASKGRLRSAVLPEKVGERTKFEAYYDFGEAAATVPSHRVLAVRRGEEEGVLRVWIDAPEEEILGRLARRTVINPRSVWRDYLLAAVGDAYRRLLAPSIEIDVRVELKERADEAAIEVFAQNLRHLLLESPAGREPVLAIDPGFRTGCKVVILSELGDLLEWRPIYPHPPQGRAQEARAVLADLIGRHRPAFAVVGNGTAGRETEALVAALLVEHPEWGCRCLTVSEAGASVYSASEVAREELPELDVSVRGAVSIGRRFQDPLAELVKIDPKSIGVGQYQHDVSQPRLRRALDRVVESCVNAVGVDVNTASPSLLRHVAGVGEGLARNIVAYRQERGAFRTRRDLKEVPRLGPRAFEQAAGFLRIPGGENPLDASAVHPERYPVVEQMARDLGVAVSALVGHADLAQRLDPARYVAGNLGLPTVRDILEELKKPGRDPRREFAPVRFDERVQEMGDLSEGMVLPGVVTNVTHFGAFVDVGVHEDGLVHVSELADRFVKDPAEVVSVGQRVQARVLAVDLERKRISLSLKSPGAGRQEPRRERSQPRPGAEDWKTRLSSRFRTSG
- a CDS encoding ferritin, which codes for MLSKKLQDALNEQMKNEFYSGYLYKGMQAYFEGEELKGFATWFKVQTLEELSHGEKFFNFINEAGGKAELRPLDAVKAEYNSPLEAFEAALKHEQFVTSRINDLMDLARKESNHAAQIFLQWFVTEQVEEEASATGYVKKLKMVKGDGRGILLLDQEAGQRVFTPPPGL
- a CDS encoding PAS domain S-box protein → MTRQPCARAPRRTRCEALPALDAREWRAVLDAVNDPIFVHDAATGDILEANRAACELYGWSREELRTLAMADLSSGAPPCTQEDAAGWVRRAAEVGPQRFEWVARHRDGRRFWAEVSLRRVDVGGRPRVVASVRDITARKGAEASLRVSEQRYQNAFREAGIGMAMCAPDGRFLQVNRALCEMLGYCEDALDGVSVLDVTHPEDREASREHLERLLGGELGSYRFEKRYLTRGGETRWGSVVVTLVRDVAGAPLHTVSQIQDITERRRAEEALRESERKYRTLLETTGTGFVIADLDGRILDANAEYVRLAGHRSLGEIRGRSALEWTAPHDRERNAAAIAECLSQGKLRNFSVDYVDAQGRPTPLEINASALETAQGPRILGLCQDVSQRRAAEEARAALERELHRSHALEAVGRLAGGVAHDFNNILGSILGSVYVARMEGGWEGSAAAELGRIETLCKRGGELTRQLLTVARRPPGQEEALDVSRQVGEVRQLLERTLPRDIRLEVESEEGLPAVRADRAGVTAVLLSLALNARDAMPAGGLLRMRARRRQEKSGEEWVHLEVADSGPGIPEHLRDRLFEPFVTTKAIGKGMGLGLSTARAAVQGWGGDIRVDSAPGRGSTFTVRLPAWSGDRGGESPKSRSHPLTTAPLLVVEDEEGVARLMTLTLEAQGYITVQAATGVEALERMRERRGAFGLVILDLVLPELRGEQVYRVLRGLTPEVPVLVVSGREDLAKALAPCGPTLVKPFSAEEFLDAVARALRSGA